A region of the Candidatus Aegiribacteria sp. genome:
GAAGCTGCTTGGTGAGTAGAGAGGCTCGATCGGCGGCTTTGCGTATTCCCTCGGCATCCGGTCGCATGGGATGGGTTCCAGGAATATCTAAAAGAATGAATTCTGTATGACCCTTTATCACCGTAAGCAGGTTGTTGAAGTCGTGTGCGATCCCTCCCGCAAGCCTTCCGACAGCATCTAGTTTCTGCGACTGAAGAAGCTGAGCCTCAAGTATCTTCCTGTTGGTAATATCCCGCACCAGAGACTGGATACCCTGTGAAACACCGTCCCGCTCAACGACAGCAACACCAACCTCAAGCCAGATTCTGCCCCCACCTTTCTTAAGGCCTTCGAACTCGAATCTGTCGGGAACGTCCTCACCGGAAAGGTACCGTGTGTGGTAATCCAGAACCTTTTCTCTCCATTCCGGAGCAACACATCTGAAAGAATCCATATTCAGAAGATCATTCCGGGAGTAACCGAATATTTTCAGGAAACGGTCATTGGCGAAAAGAATTTTGCCCTTCTGATCATCAATCATTACCCCGTCAGAGATATGCTCCACCATCCTGCTGAGGAAATCGTTTTTTTCCTTAAGAAGTTCCTCAAGTTCCATGTTTTTCTTAAGAAGTTCTTCCTTGTGGACACTTATCTCCACATTGGCTTTCTTAAGCGATTCAGATTGTATCTCTATGAGGTGTTTCTTTTCTACTAGTTCAGTATTCTTAAGACGGTGAATTTCCGCTTCATGTTCAGCTTTCTCCGTCTGGTATTTAACATCTATCTCTGCAATGGCCTTGCTTTTCTCCAGATTGAAGAGTTTTCTCTCCAGTTCACTCATCCTTCTGTGATATTCAAGTGATTTCTTGAAATCCTGTTCCTTCTCGTAAAGCTCGCTGAGAGAATGGCATCCCTGCATCATGAAATCCAATGCTTCTGACTGTTCAGCTATTTCAAGGCCCCTGTTCAGATATTCACGGGCATCGGTGTAATTACCCAGCTGAACATTACTTGTACCTATATTGATGTAATTGCCGGCAAGTGATCTCAGTTCTCCCACCTGTTCGCTGAGTTCCGCAGATCTCTTGAAGCAGGCGATTGCCTCTTCCAGGTTATCGTTCTTATAGTGGAGGATGCCAATATTGTTGGTGGCACTTCTGATCGTTTTTGTATCATCCTCTCCTATGGCCAATTCCAGTGATTTTGTCAGGTGCTTCAGCGCTTCTTCGTCTCTGTCTGAACTGAGAAGAACCAGACCAGTTGAGTTAAGGTTACTTGCGAGCTGTTTCCTGTCGCCGAGTTCTTCGTAAAGTGCCCTGCTTCTACCAAGATACTCAAGGGCATTTTCCTGTTCAGCACTTGAGTGATATACCTGAGCGATGTTTCCAAGCACTTTGGCCACACCCTGCTTTGAATCAAGTTTTTCGAAAAGAGAAAGAGCACTGTGAAGGTGTTTCAGGGCTTCAGCATGAGTAAGCTGACCAAGACAGGCTCTGCCAAGTGCATTCAGAGCTTTTGCTTCCAGCAGTCTGGACCCGGTGGATACCGATAGACTAAGGGCTTCTTCCGCGTATGAACGGGCTTTAGCAGGGGATACCTTGCAGTTCCTGAGGGAAAGATCTATCAGTAGATCGATACGCTCCTTATCGGTTACCGATCTAAGTCTATCTTCCAGCGCCTGTATCGAATCGATCATAAGAGCTGATTCCCCCTAGTTGATTAAGCAATAGAAAAGCTAGTTTCCAAAAATACCGTGATTCGCTCACAACATGGCACCATTTTTTCCAGTTACCTCGGTTTTTCAACTTTAACTGATGATAATACCTGC
Encoded here:
- a CDS encoding tetratricopeptide repeat protein; this encodes MIDSIQALEDRLRSVTDKERIDLLIDLSLRNCKVSPAKARSYAEEALSLSVSTGSRLLEAKALNALGRACLGQLTHAEALKHLHSALSLFEKLDSKQGVAKVLGNIAQVYHSSAEQENALEYLGRSRALYEELGDRKQLASNLNSTGLVLLSSDRDEEALKHLTKSLELAIGEDDTKTIRSATNNIGILHYKNDNLEEAIACFKRSAELSEQVGELRSLAGNYINIGTSNVQLGNYTDAREYLNRGLEIAEQSEALDFMMQGCHSLSELYEKEQDFKKSLEYHRRMSELERKLFNLEKSKAIAEIDVKYQTEKAEHEAEIHRLKNTELVEKKHLIEIQSESLKKANVEISVHKEELLKKNMELEELLKEKNDFLSRMVEHISDGVMIDDQKGKILFANDRFLKIFGYSRNDLLNMDSFRCVAPEWREKVLDYHTRYLSGEDVPDRFEFEGLKKGGGRIWLEVGVAVVERDGVSQGIQSLVRDITNRKILEAQLLQSQKLDAVGRLAGGIAHDFNNLLTVIKGHTEFILLDIPGTHPMRPDAEGIRKAADRASLLTKQLLAFSRQQILQPRVLDLGRIVSGLQRMLSRLLSEDIQLLTSFPQDAGCVFADESQIEQVIVNLVINARDAMRSGGKLTIEIGNVDIDEHSLVTNPDLHPGQYMQLSISDTGCGMDADTQARIFEPFYSTKLSVKGSGLGLAMVYGIIKQSNGVIEVSSEPAVGTTFMVYLPRVEGEHIHHEEQTEKNSESGKGENILLVEDDEALRGIVERYLSREGYKVVSAVSAEEALKIFEGNSDEFQFLLTDIVLPGISGVILASLLKEDGFNGGILYMTGYMKSEIMPDDVKKGDKELLQKPFSLTALRQKIRDILDTR